A stretch of the Salmo salar chromosome ssa20, Ssal_v3.1, whole genome shotgun sequence genome encodes the following:
- the LOC100195274 gene encoding MAD homolog 4: MSITNMPTSNDACLSIVHSLMCHRQGAESETFAKRAIESLVKKLKEKKDELDSLITAITTNGAHPSKCVTIQRTLDGRLQVAGRKGFPHVIYTRLWRWPDLHKNELKHVKYCQFAFDLKCDNVCVNPYHYDRVVSPGIDLSSLTLTSTATSLGLMVKDEYDFDGQPQLPTMDGGHSLQTIQHPPSSRVGTPSEPFSTAGLLPLADARTTSAFPSISVGSGNATSTWTRNSSFMPNMPHHQNGHLQHHPPMPHPGHYWPVHNEHGFQPPISNHPAPDYWCSTAYFEMDVQVGETFKVPSTCPVVTVDGYVDPSGGDRFCLGQLSNVHRTEAIERARLHIGKGIQLECKGEGDVWVRCHSDHAVFVQSYYLDREAGRAPGDAVHKIYPSAYIKVFDLHQCHRQMQQQAATAQAAAAAQAASIAGNISGPGSVGGIAPAISLSAAAGIGVDDLRRLCILRMSFVKGWGPDYPRTSIKETPCWIEIHLHRALQLLDEVLHTMPIADPQSLD; encoded by the exons ATGTCTATCACCAACATGCCTACGAGTAACGACGCTTGCCTGAGCATTGTACACAGCTTGATGTGTCATAGGCAAGGGGCAGAGAGTGAGACCTTTGCCAAGCGAGCAATAGAAAGTCTAGTGAAAAAGCTGAAGGAGAAGAAGGATGAACTGGACTCCCTTATCACAGCCATCACCACCAATGGAGCTCACCCCAGCAAGTGTGTCACCATCCAGCGGACTCTAGATGGCCGCCTGCAG GTAGCAGGGCGTAAAGGGTTCCCCCACGTGATCTACACTCGGTTGTGGAGATGGCCCGATCTGCATAAAAATGAACTGAAGCATGTCAAATACTGCCAGTTTGCATTTGACCTGAAGTGTGACAATGTCTGCGTGAACCCCTACCACTACGACCGGGTGGTGTCTCCGGGTATTG aCCTATCAAGCTTGACTCTTACCAGCACAG CTACCAGCCTGGGACTGATGGTTAAAGATGAGTACGACTTTGACGGCCAGCCCCAGCTGCCCACCATGGATGGGGGTCACTCCCTCCAAACCATCCAGCATCCTCCCTCCAGCCGAGTTGGGACCCCCTCGGAGCCCTTCAGCACCGCTGGCCTGCTGCCCCTCGCTGATGCCCGCACCACCTCCGCCTTCCCCAGCATCTCTGTTGGATCAGGAA ATGCCACCTCCACCTGGACGAGAAACAGCAGCTTCATGCCCAACATGCCTCACCATCAGAATGGGCACCTGCAACACCACCCACCCATGCCTCATCCAGGGCACTACT GGCCTGTGCACAACGAGCATGGCTTCCAGCCCCCCATATCCAACCATCCAG CGCCCGATTACTGGTGCTCCACCGCTTACTTTGAGATGGACGTGCAGGTGGGCGAGACCTTCAAGGTGCCCTCCACTTGCCCTGTCGTGACCGTGGACGGCTACGTGGACCCGTCGGGTGGAGACCGCTTCTGTCTGGGCCAGCTGAGCAACGTGCACCGGACAGAGGCCATTGAAAGAGCCAG GCTCCACATCGGGAAGGGGATCCAGCTGGAGTGCAAAGGTGAAGGGGACGTGTGGGTCCGTTGCCATAGCGACCACGCAGTGTTTGTGCAGAGCTACTACCTGGACAGGGAAGCCGGCCGCGCCCCCGGCGATGCCGTGCACAAGATCTACCCCAGCGCCTACATCAAG GTGTTTGACCTGCATCAGTGCCACAGGCAAATGCAGCAGCAGGCAGCGACGGCGCAGGCGGCAGCCGCAGCTCAGGCTGCCTCTATTGCTGGGAACATCTCTGGGCCGGGCTCAGTGGGAGGCATCGCTCCCGCCATCA GCCTTTCGGCAGCAGCCGGCATCGGCGTGGACGACCTGAGGAGACTGTGCATCCTGCGCATGAGCTTTGTCAAGGGCTGGGGTCCTGACTACCCCCGGACGAGCATCAAGGAGACCCCCTGCTGGATTGAGATCCACCTACACCGCGCCCTCCAGCTACTGGACGAGGTGCTGCACACCATGCCCATCGCTGACCCCCAATCCTTGGACTGA